The DNA region GGACCAGCGTCGTAGATCGCGCAATCGAGGCCGCCTTCGACCGGCTGGTCGCCGTGCGCCGGCACTTGCACGCGCATCCTGAGCCGAGCGGCTGCGAACGCGCGACGACCGCCTTTCTCGCCGAGCGCGTGAGCGAGCTGGGCTACGTGCCACGGCTCGCGCCCGACGGGCGCGGACTGATGATCGACAGCGCCGCTGGTGAGCTGCGCCGCGTCGCCCTGCGGGCGGATATCGACGCACTGCGAATCGACGAACAAAACGACGTTCCCTATCGCAGCCAATCGCCGGGGCTGATGCATGCCTGCGGGCACGACGCTCATGCGACGACGCTGCTGGGAGCCATCATGGGCCTGCATGCCGCGGGCAACCTGCTGCCGCCCGGCGCACATTGGCGGGCCATTTTTCAACCGGCCGAGGAAACGGGCCTGGGGGCCTTCGAAATGATCGACGCCGGCGCGCTCGAGGGCGTGCAGGCAATCGTTGCGCTGCACATGGACCCGAGCAAGCCGGTCGGCCAGGTGGGCCTGCGCGTGGGCCCGTTGACGGCCTCGTGCGACGATGTCGACATCACGATCGTCGGCCGCGGCGGACATGCTGCCCGCCCTCACGAGGCCTGCGACCCGGTGGCCGCCGGGGCCCTGTTGATTTCGGCACTCAACCAGCAACTGCCCCGCGCGGTCGACGCCCAAGAGCCGGTGGTGCTGACCTTCGGGCACGTCGAGGCCGGCCAGAATCGCAACGTGATCC from Pirellulales bacterium includes:
- a CDS encoding amidohydrolase, whose amino-acid sequence is MSENWTSVVDRAIEAAFDRLVAVRRHLHAHPEPSGCERATTAFLAERVSELGYVPRLAPDGRGLMIDSAAGELRRVALRADIDALRIDEQNDVPYRSQSPGLMHACGHDAHATTLLGAIMGLHAAGNLLPPGAHWRAIFQPAEETGLGAFEMIDAGALEGVQAIVALHMDPSKPVGQVGLRVGPLTASCDDVDITIVGRGGHAARPHEACDPVAAGALLISALNQQLPRAVDAQEPVVLTFGHVEAGQNRNVIPAEMRLRGTLRTLHRTARARAKEQIAQVVAGIAAATGTQIDLKIHDGTAAVENHAAITALLRRAAEDVVGDGVYDLPRPSMGAEDFAHYLEHVPGAMLRLGCSPTPEPAPPLHHPRFDVDERALVLGAKILARAAVWGPREGT